Proteins encoded by one window of Conger conger chromosome 1, fConCon1.1, whole genome shotgun sequence:
- the znf830 gene encoding zinc finger protein 830 isoform X2, translated as MATSRTGKAKGKKVVSQEELRRLMRAKQGETAVQKKRIESPFAKYNSLGHLTCVLCSVHVKSEILWQAHVLGKQHKQKITELKGAKQIPQQTSKGPLLKRKTSDSEKTHLKKIKDTDVDSCSLGVPVDGQKTAGSSRSGLILLGNYDEDDDDSDENNEDDDMDTDEDVKGQINKAARSSAVQKSSELPSPTVAGLPADFFDSGLASGRSISHSGSVLKAGDEPEKPVVRKDNTAEALPEGFFDDPVTDAKVRKVDAPKDQMDKEWDEFQKELRQVNSASEAIVAVDDEEGRLERQIDEIDEQIECYRRVEVLREKRDVVKDLLQKRTEDSEQQEGESSEDDEDELLQLLSRDWRAKGVLS; from the exons ATGGCTACCTCCAGGACTGGTAAAGCAAAGGGAAAGAAAGTGGTCAGTCAAGAGGAATTACGACGGTTAATGAGAGCGAAACAAGGAGAAACTGCTGTCCAGAAGAAACGCATCGAGTCACCATTTGCAAA GTATAACAGTCTTGGACACCTAACAtgtgtgctgtgcagtgtacatgtcaAATCTGAAATACTATGGCAGGCTCATGTCCTCGGAAAGCAGCACAAACAG AAAATTACTGAACTGAAAGGAGCTAAACAAATCCCACAACAGACTTCCAAAGGACCACTgctcaaaagaaaaacatcagattctgaaaaaacacacctgaaaaaaataaaag ACACAGATGTGGATTCCTGTTCCCTGGG TGTTCCTGTTGATGGACAGAAGACTGCTGGCTCCTCCCGATCTGGCCTTATTCTGCTTGGAAActatgatgaagatgatgacgaCAGTGATGAAAACAATGAAGATGATGATATGGACACAGATGAAGATGTGAAGGGCCAAATTAACAAAGCAGCTAGGAGCTCTGCAGTTCAAAAGAGTTCAGAGTTGCCCTCTCCAACAGTCGCTGGACTGCCAGCAg ACTTCTTTGACAGTGGCCTCGCCTCTGGACGTTCCATTTCGCACTCGGGATCTGTTCTCAAGGCCGGTGATGAGCCAGAGAAGCCTGTGGTGAG GAAAGACAACACAGCAGAAGCTTTACCGGAAGGTTTTTTTGATGATCCAGTCACAGATGCAAAG GTGCGAAAGGTTGATGCACCAAAGGACCAGATGGACAAGGAATGGGATGAGTTTCAGAAGGAGCTTCGTCAGGTTAACAGC GCATCTGAAGCCATTGTTGCCGTGGATGATGAAGAAGGGCGTCTGGAGCGGCAGATTGATGAAATTGATGAACAGAT CGAATGTTACCGGAGGGTGGAAGTTTTGAGGGAGAAGCGGGATGTGGTGAAGGACCTCCTGCAGAAGAGGACGGAGGATTCTGAGCAGCAGGAAGGGGAGAGTAGTGAGGACGATGAAGAcgagctgctgcagctgctgtccAGAGACTGGAGGGCGAAAGGAGTGCTGTCCTAA
- the znf830 gene encoding zinc finger protein 830 isoform X1, translated as MATSRTGKAKGKKVVSQEELRRLMRAKQGETAVQKKRIESPFAKYNSLGHLTCVLCSVHVKSEILWQAHVLGKQHKQKITELKGAKQIPQQTSKGPLLKRKTSDSEKTHLKKIKADTDVDSCSLGVPVDGQKTAGSSRSGLILLGNYDEDDDDSDENNEDDDMDTDEDVKGQINKAARSSAVQKSSELPSPTVAGLPADFFDSGLASGRSISHSGSVLKAGDEPEKPVVRKDNTAEALPEGFFDDPVTDAKVRKVDAPKDQMDKEWDEFQKELRQVNSASEAIVAVDDEEGRLERQIDEIDEQIECYRRVEVLREKRDVVKDLLQKRTEDSEQQEGESSEDDEDELLQLLSRDWRAKGVLS; from the exons ATGGCTACCTCCAGGACTGGTAAAGCAAAGGGAAAGAAAGTGGTCAGTCAAGAGGAATTACGACGGTTAATGAGAGCGAAACAAGGAGAAACTGCTGTCCAGAAGAAACGCATCGAGTCACCATTTGCAAA GTATAACAGTCTTGGACACCTAACAtgtgtgctgtgcagtgtacatgtcaAATCTGAAATACTATGGCAGGCTCATGTCCTCGGAAAGCAGCACAAACAG AAAATTACTGAACTGAAAGGAGCTAAACAAATCCCACAACAGACTTCCAAAGGACCACTgctcaaaagaaaaacatcagattctgaaaaaacacacctgaaaaaaataaaag CAGACACAGATGTGGATTCCTGTTCCCTGGG TGTTCCTGTTGATGGACAGAAGACTGCTGGCTCCTCCCGATCTGGCCTTATTCTGCTTGGAAActatgatgaagatgatgacgaCAGTGATGAAAACAATGAAGATGATGATATGGACACAGATGAAGATGTGAAGGGCCAAATTAACAAAGCAGCTAGGAGCTCTGCAGTTCAAAAGAGTTCAGAGTTGCCCTCTCCAACAGTCGCTGGACTGCCAGCAg ACTTCTTTGACAGTGGCCTCGCCTCTGGACGTTCCATTTCGCACTCGGGATCTGTTCTCAAGGCCGGTGATGAGCCAGAGAAGCCTGTGGTGAG GAAAGACAACACAGCAGAAGCTTTACCGGAAGGTTTTTTTGATGATCCAGTCACAGATGCAAAG GTGCGAAAGGTTGATGCACCAAAGGACCAGATGGACAAGGAATGGGATGAGTTTCAGAAGGAGCTTCGTCAGGTTAACAGC GCATCTGAAGCCATTGTTGCCGTGGATGATGAAGAAGGGCGTCTGGAGCGGCAGATTGATGAAATTGATGAACAGAT CGAATGTTACCGGAGGGTGGAAGTTTTGAGGGAGAAGCGGGATGTGGTGAAGGACCTCCTGCAGAAGAGGACGGAGGATTCTGAGCAGCAGGAAGGGGAGAGTAGTGAGGACGATGAAGAcgagctgctgcagctgctgtccAGAGACTGGAGGGCGAAAGGAGTGCTGTCCTAA